The proteins below are encoded in one region of Mangifera indica cultivar Alphonso chromosome 7, CATAS_Mindica_2.1, whole genome shotgun sequence:
- the LOC123220860 gene encoding putative pumilio homolog 19 has translation MKPSTASSSSSSSASSFLSASASDYIPPNSSAFTSADELSEVFANLQVYSSSGFSSSSLPAAPLYSDSIWAVDSLSNGGYGCCFNPGICSSSINNFLDASRFLSRPPSILEPGLESRGNSFPMSGDEFFNLGVNGILLMAKDEHGSKFLQEVMSFQGDSRIVTRVFEMVLEFTLEVMTSQYGRFVFGKLIESCNQDQLQAITFKIASDDNLFINASRDKNGSSCIKKLIRILGKTQKVFLEEIMLTLGKFFQFLMIDKTGSSVILLSLDKIFSKKNDFVYQAALEHCLTVANNEQGCVSMNKFIDEMRGPRRKQILLLISMNAAYLAKNLYGNYVLQHVLDLEDPELIRRICLVLRGRFIDLSMRKGGSHVVEKCLKYDKFMPDIVEEIMGSDRIVQVSNHSFGNYVMQTALRETLRVNRDLHGRLVMKLKEHINDLHQFGHGRHVCKLIR, from the coding sequence ATGAAACCCTCaactgcttcttcttcttcttcttcttctgcatcCTCTTTCTTAAGTGCTTCTGCATCTGATTATATACCCCCAAACTCAAGTGCTTTTACCTCAGCCGATGAACTCTCAGAAGTCTTTGCGAATCTTCAGGTTTATAGTTCTTCAggtttctcttcttcttctttacctGCTGCTCCGTTGTATTCGGATAGCATCTGGGCTGTTGACAGTTTAAGTAATGGTGGATATGGCTGCTGTTTTAATCCTGGAATTTGCTCTTCTTCAATCAACAACTTCCTAGATGCAAGTCGTTTCTTGTCCCGCCCGCCATCGATCCTGGAACCCGGCCTGGAGAGTCGAGGAAACTCTTTTCCAATGTCAggtgatgaattttttaatctcgGAGTCAATGGAATTCTCCTGATGGCAAAAGATGAACATGGCTCGAAGTTTCTCCAGGAAGTTATGTCTTTCCAAGGCGATTCCAGGATTGTTACCAGGGTGTTTGAGATGGTGCTGGAGTTCACCCTGGAAGTGATGACAAGCCAATATGGACGTTTTGTTTTCGGAAAATTGATTGAATCCTGTAACCAAGATCAACTCCAAGCGATTACCTTCAAGATTGCATCGGACGATAACTTGTTTATCAATGCATCCAGGGATAAAAACGGTTCTTCCTGTATCAAGAAGCTCATCCGAATTCTTGGCAAAACCCAGAAAGTTTTCCTGGAAGAAATCATGTTGACATTAGGAAAATTTTTTCAGTTTCTGATGATTGATAAAACAGGATCCTCTGTAATCTTACTCAGTCTAGACAAAATTTTTTCCAAGAAGAATGATTTTGTATATCAAGCAGCTTTAGAACATTGTCTCACAGTGGCAAATAATGAACAAGGATGTGTCTCCATGAACAAGTTCATCGATGAGATGAGAGGTCCACGCAGAAAACAAATTCTTCTTTTGATTTCGATGAATGCAGCATACTTGGCGAAGAATCTCTATGGTAACTACGTTCTGCAGCATGTATTAGACCTCGAGGATCCTGAACTTATCAGGAGAATTTGCTTGGTGCTGAGAGGCCGCTTCATCGATCTTTCCATGAGAAAGGGAGGGAGTCATGTGGTAGAAAAATGCCTCAAATATGATAAGTTCATGCCTGACATAGTTGAGGAGATTATGGGAAGCGATCGAATTGTGCAAGTTTCGAATCACAGTTTCGGAAACTATGTGATGCAAACAGCATTGAGGGAAACACTGAGAGTGAATAGAGACCTCCATGGGAGACTTGTGATGAAGCTCAAAGAACATATCAATGATCTCCACCAATTCGGACATGGCAGACATGTTTGTAAATTGATTAGATAG
- the LOC123221223 gene encoding salutaridine reductase, producing the protein MKAEDQVEISISSSSSSISSSNIRWWSKETVAIVTGANKGIGFALVKRLAELGLTVVLTARDAERGERAVESLRNKGLLNVTFFRLDVSDSSSISTFVSWFRNKFAALDILVNNAAVSFNNIGENSVEHAETVMKTNFYGAKLLTESLLPFFRLSPSRSRILNISSRLGSLAKVRNPNIKQILQQEDLSEDQIDQTAKSFLQSVKNGTWESQGWPELWTDYAVSKLALNAYSRVLAKRCKRNRISVNCYCPGFTQTSMTRGKGTHSADEAAQVAARLVLLPPEELSTSKFYVGFNPFVKSNL; encoded by the exons atgaaagcAGAAGATCAAGTAGAAATCagcatctcttcttcttcttcctccatcTCATCGTCAAA CATTAGATGGTGGTCAAAGGAGACAGTGGCCATAGTTACAGGAGCAAACAAAGGGATCGGATTTGCGCTGGTGAAGAGACTTGCAGAGCTGGGATTGACAGTAGTTTTAACAGCTAGAGATGCCGAAAGAGGAGAGAGAGCAGTTGAGTCACTCAGAAACAAAGGGCTTCTCAATGTCACATTCTTTCGCCTGGATGTTTCTGATTCCTCTTCCATCTCAACCTTCGTTTCATGGTTCAGAAACAAGTTTGCTGCCCTGGATATTCTT GTGAATAATGCAGCTGTATCATTCAATAACATTGGAGAGAACTCAGTGGAGCATGCAGAGACAGTCATGAAAACCAATTTCTATGGAGCCAAGCTTCTTACTGAATCCCTCTTGCCCTTCTTTCGTCTCTCTCCTTCCAGAAGCAGAATTCTCAACATTAGCTCCAGACTTGGCTCATTAGCT AAAGTGAGAAACCCTAACATAAAGCAAATTCTTCAACAAGAAGACCTCTCCGAAGATCAAATTGACCAAACAGCCAAATCTTTTCTCCAAAGTGTGAAAAATGGGACATGGGAGAGCCAAGGCTGGCCAGAACTATGGACGGATTATGCAGTTTCAAAGCTTGCCCTAAATGCATACTCTAGGGTTTTGGCCAAGCGTTGCAAAAGGAACCGAATCAGTGTAAATTGCTATTGTCCCGGCTTCACGCAGACATCCATGACTCGTGGTAAAGGCACTCATTCTGCTGATGAAGCTGCACAAGTTGCCGCAAGGCTCGTCTTGCTTcctcctgaagagctctcaacATCTAAATTTTACGTTGGGTTTAACccatttgttaaatctaatttataG
- the LOC123221226 gene encoding trafficking protein particle complex subunit 2-like translates to MSNTACFIVVSRNEIPIYEAEVGSAVKREDTAQLHQFILHAALDIVQDLAWTTSAMFLKAIDRFNDLVVSVYVTAGHTRFMLLHDSRNDDGIKSFFQEVHELYIKILLNPLYLPGSRIASSHFDTKVRALARSIFNFFVTSLRLCT, encoded by the exons ATGTCGAATACAGCTTGTTTTATCGTTGTGAGCCGAAATGAGATTCCTATATACGAAGCTGAAGTTGGATCAGCTGTGAAA AGAGAAGACACTGCACAGCTGCACCAATTCATATTACATGCAGCTCTGGATATTGTTCAGGACCTTGCATGGACTACTAGTGCCAT GTTCTTGAAAGCAATTGACAGATTTAATGATTTGGTGGTTTCCGTCTATGTTACAGCTGGTC ATACACGATTTATGCTGCTTCATGACTCTCGCAATGATGATGGAATCAAGAGCTTTTTCCAAGAGGTTCATGAGCTTTACATAAAG ATTCTTCTTAATCCATTATACTTGCCGGGCTCCCGCATTGCATCATCTCATTTTGATACTAAAGTCCGTGCACTTGCTAGAagtatctttaatttttttgtcacttCTCTTAGACTTTGTACTTAA
- the LOC123220862 gene encoding probable E3 ubiquitin-protein ligase RNF144A gives MKHSLQKLSENIQNEEEDDGNASSTCKICIEPISTHNKFHNSNHCAHAFCVDCIAKYIELRVEDHEAMIGCPELNCKQVLDPLWCRTIISESVFAKWCDVLCDNYVLGFERSYCPNRNCRELVVNECGGEVKKSKCPNCKELFCFGCKLRWHAGYGCEQSRNLRDPNDSLFGQLVERNAWVVCPACGYCLERANGCNVVKCSYCNTLVQKNSGYE, from the exons ATGAAACACTCTTTGCAAAAACTGAGCGAAAACATAcagaatgaagaagaagatgatggtaATGCAAGCTCCACATGCAAGATTTGCATCGAACCCATCTCAACACACAACAAATTCCACAACAGTAATCATTGTGCTCACGCCTTTTGTGTAGACTGCATAGCCAAATATATTGAACTCAGGGTCGAAGATCACGAAGCGATGATAGGGTGCCCCGAATTGAACTGCAAACAAGTTTTAGATCCTCTATGGTGCAGGACCATCATCTCAGAAAGTGTATTTGCAAAGTGGTGTGACGTTCTGTGTGATAATtatgttttagggtttgagAGGAGCTATTGCCCTAATAGGAATTGCAGGGAGTTGGTGGTGAATGAGTGCGGTGGGGAGGTAAAGAAAAGTAAGTGTCCAAATTGTAAGGAGTTGTTTTGTTTTGGGTGTAAGTTGAGATGGCACGCAGGGTATGGATGTGAACAAAGCAGAAACTTGAGGGACCCTAATGATAGTTTGTTTGGGCAGCTTGTGGAGAGAAACGCCTGGGTTGTTTGTCCTGCTTGTGGATATTGTCTTGAACGCGCAAATGGCTGTAACGTTGTCAAATGCAG TTATTGCAACACCTTGGTCCAAAAAAACAGTGGATATGAATAA
- the LOC123221227 gene encoding uncharacterized protein LOC123221227: protein MEKRFSLIETIATAAAFSAVSAWYGFMFGRESARKELGQLIEGLRRGDSPPPHP, encoded by the exons ATGGAGAAAAGATTCAGCTTGATTGAGACCATTGCTACTGCCGCTGCATTCTCTGCTGTTTCCGCATG GTACGGGTTCATGTTCGGAAGAGAATCTGCTCGCAAAGAGCTCGGACAACTAATAGAGGGTCTTCGTCGAGGAGATTCACCTCCTCCTCATCCTTAA